CTAGAAtacagcagaacagaaaattctTGTCAtagcctttctttttctttatactACTTCCTTTGAACATATGGAGAAGACATTGGTTTTGTAACAAGGCAGGAGAAATACATGCATTTGTGCACGTGTATGTACATAAATAACAGCAGATTTAACAAAATTCCTGTGCTTCTCCAAATGTGAACTGAAGTTGAAGCACTTAAGTCCTTGTATTTTCACAGATCAATTCTGTGTTTGCTTCTGATGTGCTGATTTGATtggaagaggagaagagaaatACATAACCTAAGAAGAAgacataataaataataaaattatctctgttttcacctataggaaaaaaaaaaaaagaaacactctTGGAAAGATTGTTTATCTTTGAAGCAGTTCTCATTCAGAAGGAGAACCTCTTTAGAAGGACAAAATCTGAATAGCTGAGGCTATATGACGTGGTTCTGTGTTTTATACTAAGTAtctttttgtaaaaataataaaaccaagtTTCTCTGTATATTGTACATCAATAATCAAGTATTTAGTGCTATTTTATTACACtttatatgaaaatatgaaaagtagttactttttttttcatattttcttcactATGTGGGGAAGTAGCAACAAACTTCTTgaggggttgggttttttttgtcttgcttgGAATGATgctctaaatattttattatttttgttgtgcTGTAATATAAAATTTGTAttcttgttttccatttttatagGAACAGTTATGTGAAAATCCTTATTCTATAGATATTGAATCAGAAGATTTCCACAAGCTGCCTCCAGAAATAAAACATGAGATCTTAACTGATATTAAAGAACTTACAAAGCGAAGAAGAACGTTATTTGAAGCAATGCCAGAGgtaatatttaaaatagctttGAAGACATTGGAATGGAGCTGTTGCCATTAATGCAAATAAAGAAAGAGTACTACACCTGGAAAGCTTTACACCCTGGACTGTTTAATAAGACATGTTAAcgtgaggagaaaaaaatccactgagATAATGACTCTTAACAGCCTTATCTCTTGATTTCCACTAAAATTAGCAGAGCTAATTCAGTTTGGCAAAAATATTCAAAGTTAaaagtgctgtgttttgtgccTCATCATCATTATGCTGAAGATTGCATAACATGCTACTGGTGTGGATGAGCCAGGCAGGATAAACACAGCTGGGATTCCAAACCCTGAGGTTGTtagaggagctggcagctgggaaAAGGCTTTTGTAACTTAGGCAAATGTGTTGAAACTGGTCAGACATGAATGGGGAATCCTATAGTGCCACTTCTACAGTGAGGTTTTGAAAGTGCAATATACATCAGATCAAATGATGGCTTGTGTCCAAGCGTCAGATAAGAAccatcattttaaaattatccaCATGTGGATTctcttttaattacttttttttaagatggGCATGAGCTCTGATAGCCAAAAGTGAGATGTCATGTTCTCCAGCACTCAGAACTACTGGTACCTTTCAGAGCTGTTGTATGTTGCCAGGACAGTATTGCTGTTGCTTGTGAGTGCAGCAGCCAGTGAAAGACAAATGTTAGCTGCTTAAAGGAACTCTTGAAAGAATTCTCACACTTCCAGAATGTGggaaattaatttgctttaaaaggGGTGTTTTATTTCaattgatttgtttgttttgttttgttgttttgttttgtttttttgaggaCTCCAATGACTTTTCCCAGTACCAGCTTAGGGGTTTGCTTAAAAAAAGCAACCTCAATCGGTGCATAGAAAATGTGCAAAAAGAAATGAATCAACAGCACTCGGGTGAAATCCAAACACAATATGAAAATGAAGGTGGTTTTGTGAAAGAAGTGGAATCAAGGAGGGTGGTCTCTGAAGAGACTTCTCACTATATTCTGATAAAGGGTATGTCGGGTCTTAATTTTGTAAAACCTGTTGTTTGGAGTGTGCACACTTAAAACTGGCAGGTTTAAGACAAACCTGAATATTGTTTATTGGTGCACCTAACCAATACTTTGTTTGAAATGTGCATTACTGTTATACGTCATTAACTGTGATCTGTAAACCTGTAGAAGAGTGGTTTAATAGTCTTTATATAATGATGTTTGTTATGTAAAATGGAATGTTTTTATAAAGCAGTATTTTTCCACACAAAACTTTCTTTCAGGTATTCAAGCAAAAGAGGCTATGAATAGAGACTTGGAAACTACTGCAGGACCCTCATCAAAAATGCATGAATTGcctaaattaaataaaatcaatgaATCACCTGCTAATGCAAAGCTGTCTATGTCTGACAAGAAGCAGACAGAGGAAGATGACAGTGTGGTGGCAGCACCCCCCTCTCCTCGGACTTTGCTTGCTATCCAGGAAGCCATGGTGGAAAGCAGCTCAGAAgaagaactggacacaggacaATTGAACGTGGACCAGTTTGTGTCAGAGGAAGGCAGCGTGTCTCCAAGAACACTGCGGGCAATTCAGCAAGCTCTGAGTGAGGATGATAAAGGGGGGGAAGTTGTTACTGCTACAAGTGATGGAGTGCTATCAGAAAGACCAGAAGGGAAGGATTTTCTGCTTTGTAGCTCAGATGAGGAAGAGCAGATTCCTAAAGTTGAGGGGAAAAACATTCCTACAGCTACAATTCATTCATCAATCCAATTGACCATGCAAGATGTTAAATTTAAACAGAAGAGTCAGGAGTTGGAAAAAAATGATATTACACCCAAAGACACTGTTATATTCAGAGATGAAAATTATTCTGctattgaaaatattagaaaaggcaaagaagatgtagacaaagaagaaaatgattTGGAAAAACATATTGCACCCAAGGACACCAGTATATCCATAGCTGAAACCTATATTGACAATACTATAAAGGACACAGAAGATGTAGACAAGGAAGAAAATGGTTCCAAAAATCTTATTTCACCAAATGATAGCAGTATATCCAGAGTTGAAAATTATTCTTACATTAACAATACTAGAAAAGATAAAGAAGACTTggacaaagaaaaaattggTTCCAAAATGGACTTAAAGCTTCTGGGAGAGAAGGATATGAATTTATGTTTGCAGAAGCCAAGCTGTTCCCCTGAGCAAACCAGTATAGATGCTTTGATTCACACTGAAACAACAGACCTTtctaaaaatgaggaaaacttgaaaatttctgaaaatacacAGGCAGTAATTTCACAAACAGAAGAGAATGTATCTGAGGATATTAgactttttccagaagcaagaGATCCTGAGGTGGAAAGAAAAGGGATATCACAGTCTGAAGACAGTGATTCTGATGGTATGTGCTTTTTGATTATGTAAAAGGATAAGAAAATAGGACAGTATTGTGTCTGTAGTCAGTTGAAGGTAACCTTTTCTCTTAGTaagaaatgcttaaaaatgCATCCCCTCCCACATATATGTGGGGCAGGAAGAAAATCTGAGCTGTGTTTTTTCCACCTGGTGTCAGATTTTACCATTGAAACCTGAGTATAGAATATGGAGAGTCAGGAAAGCATGTTGTGTACATTGAATTTAATTGGTGTGTTAACCAGTCAGCCACTTGGTTTATGTAATTTCACAATTGTTATATTTATTTGCTgcatatagaaaaaaaaagtcactgccCAAGTTAAAAATGTGTACAagtctctgttttcttttgataGGAAGCTTTATTGAAGTGGATGCTGAGGTCAGTAATGAGGCTGAGTCTCCTACTAAATATGATGAAAAAGTGAGTGATGAGCCAACACTTGCAGAAGTGGAGACAGACAGACCTGATGCTTTCACACTGGACTTGCAGAAGGAGTCTGATGAGGTGCAGTCGAGAAACACTCAGAATGTTGAAGGAGAAGCTGGTGGTAAAGGTGCAGTGGATGAGTGGCAAGACATCAGTTTGGTAACTCATTGTTTCTTGTTTTGAACTTGTAATGGAGTCTCCAAATAGATGTTAATGAAAACTATTGAACAGCTTCTTATTGTTTCATTGCTTTTTCACATAGCTATCTAATTGTATGGGAACTGATGTTTCTTTAAAAGTGGTTAATTATAATCTCCCTAAAATCAAAGGAAGACTTCAAGGTAAATTGAAGGCTAGACCATCTCTGGGCTTACAATTTGCTGTAACAGCTTCCTAGAGTGAATTAATGGAACATATGCTACTAGAATAATTGTAGTTGGAGACTGTGCTTTACTTTCCTAGGCATACCTGAATtgttgaaataataaaaatcttggTTTATATTTTCAGGAAGAACTAGAAGAATTAGAAAAGAACCTTTCTGCTGAGCAGAGTACACTTCAGTCtcaaaaacagcagcaggaacgtGTTGCTGCTTCTGTAACAGGACAGATGTTCTTGGAAAGCCAGGTAGTATTTGTTGAGTCATTTTGATATGTTTCCTTCCTCCATCCCAGTCATTTACTCAAAAGCTATTAGTAATTTTGCTTAGTTATAGGtcatcttttttccctcttaggAGCTCGTTTTCTTCagtttgcttgttttaaaatattgaaagttTTGAGGTAGTCTTGAATTCCTACTATTTTAGGTAAGTGTAATAACATTATAAAATAGTAGTATAGTTATAGATAAATCAGTATATCTTTTAAGCACCAACTTTTAAAGCTTGAGCCAGTTTGATCTTGGCCTCTTTTTGTGAAAggtggaaaatgaagaaaaaatattaggaGGCTGTGTTCGTTTGGCAGCAAAGAATTGGTGCAGTCTGCATGTTAGGTAAACTGTGATTTCCCCTAGAGATTCAAAGGTTAAAAAATGACAAGAAGTCTGTATAGTTTATGTAAGCAATTTGAAGGACTCTCACCAGTAACACCTGAATAAGCCTGATATTTCTGTGTCAGTGTTTCAAGGTTTGGGTTATACAATGTGTTTGGGTTAGCAAACCCATAATACAGTAGACTAGTGACAGTATCTGTGATGTAGCAAACGAATGCTAACAAATTAATTCTGAGAAATATGTAAatgcttgtatttttttcttaatggaaCAGTTTAGGTAGTTTTAAAATGATATTTCATCTGGGTTAAATATTTGCACATACTTGTTTtttctggtgattttttttaaggccaGTAGATTGTTTTGGCAGTATTATGTGCCATGTAGTCATATGCACACTATTATAGTTGTAAGTCTTTTGATCTTGTGCTTTTATTCTTAATCACAGTAAAAATTTAAAGCCTTGAGGCTGATTGTGTCAAGCCTCAAAAGCCATCTAAGTGAAGAGCATAATCCAGACCTGTGTACCTAGCACAAGCCTGTAAACCTAGTGTGTGTGGGATATTTACCTGAGGTTGTGTAATGTAtcccataaaagcaaaaatgcatCAAATAGAGGCATATCAAAATACTATCCAAGGAATGATTAGCCTTCCCACTGTTTCTTGTTTGATATGAATGTTTCTTATATACCTTCATACTACTTTCTTAGATGAAGTGAtgaccaaatatttttttaatttttatttaaattttattttactttttatatttAACCTGCATCTTTCTTTCATGAAGCCCACATAATTGTAATGCATGGAGTTTTCTCCTTGCTGTGCAAAAGAATACTTAAGTATGCTTATGTAATTAAGATGGCAGGTTCTCAAACTGTGTGGTAAAAGTGTGCTCAAGTAGTGCTTGACTTCCATGGCACTGTCTGCCTGAGAGGAGTTGAGTGGGCATTCCTCCTTGACTTAACTGAGCTTGGCACTTTTTACCGGAAGTTTGAGATTTGTTGTCAAATATTAAATAACTCCCAAGTGTGAATCTAGCAGTTCTGAGTCAAGCAGAAGTGTATTGGAAGTTAACTCTTTAGATGAATTATTAACTGTTTTCCTTCCAtcctccaggagctcctccGTCTGTTTGGCATTCCATACATCGAAGCTCCGATGGAGGCCGAGGCACAGTGTGCCATATTGGACCTTACTGATCAGACCTCTGGGACAATCACTGATGACAGTgatgtttggttgtttggtgCACGACATGTTTATAAAAATTTCTTCAGTCAGAACAAATATGTAGAATATTATCAGTATGTTGACTTTCAGAACGAGCTAGGTAAGCCTCAGCTATTGATTTGTTAAACACAGTCTTTAATAAGACAGCTCTGTCATCCGTCTCTTTGTATTTTCTACAGAATTTTGTGTCTCTTAATCAATATCTGTTCTTTGGAGAGTCTCTAAAGCCATTAAGTTAGGTTGCTGTTTTACTGCCAGATGACCCTCCCGAATTTGCAGGCCACCTGCATTTGATATACTGAGTTAGTGTAATGATCACCAAGGCTGGAGATATGAACTATTATACCAGTTTCTGGGTAAATTTTAGCATGACTTTTCTGATGTGgtagaaaaattatattctcATGTCATCAGATTTTTAGTCTTCTAGAAATAGAAGTTAGTTTTGGACATACTGAGATGTAATATATTAAAAGTGGATCTGGGATATGTGTAAAACATTTAACCTGTAGTTGacactgaaagatttttttcttctgtctgatTGCTCTTGAGCTAGTGTAATCACATTGTTGCCAATTTTTACTAAGCTTCAGTGTCACATAAAGGATTAGGCAAAATAGGAGCCAATTTAAACTTGTTATTATGTCTTGAGCAGAActcttttaaaatcagttttgacATTTTCAATTTGAGAGGCTACAGACTTTGAAATACTAGCACGTAaaatttcataatatttttatgTGGTGAAAAATGTAGCTTTGGTTTCTTCCAGCAAAttgaatgaaataattttgccCTACTTAAGTATGCTACTGTGGCTTAATTGGAAAGGATTGCTGTAAAAGCTTGTCTGTGAtttttaattggttttaatGTGATaaaccaaatatttatttattgggAAAAATAGTTGTCATCATCAGTCTTTATGTCACATTCCTCTGCAGTCTTGTGCTTCTTGTTTCCCATGCATTGCAGAAATTCTTCTGTCTGGACAGCTGATGGATATCATGACTAGCATGATGATGGTCTTGCTTTGTGTGTTTAGACTCACATCCCTTCTTTTCGGcatggaattttttaaattctttttcaaaTCCAAACTCTTGAAGCTGGTCACTGAAAATCAGTCTGGTTGCCTCAGACCTTATAGCCTATCAAATAGAAGTGGTCAGCTGAGTTCTTCTTTCTGGCTGTTTCATGAGCTCTTCTGGTCTGCTTAGTAACTGtaccagcacagagcaaaagaCTCACAGTTGAGGGACACTTCTAGGAAGCAGAGGCATTGGTATTATGGACTAGAATTCAaacagaatgtttttatttgattCTGGCATTACTTAATTCAGGTCAGCATTGGATGAGAACAGAACAGTAACTGGATGTAATAAATGTAAAAACCCCATCTTGTAACAACTCCAAATTttgaaattacagaatcacagaattatttaggttggaaaagacctctgagatcatcaagccAAATGTTTGTCtgatcaccaccttgtcaactagaccatggcattGAGTAACACatccagttgtttcttgaatatttccagggatggtgactccaccacctcacTGCACAGTCCATTCTAATGTTTAACAAtcatttccatgaaaaaaattcctcccGATGTACATTGTAACATTTTCG
The nucleotide sequence above comes from Molothrus aeneus isolate 106 chromosome 2, BPBGC_Maene_1.0, whole genome shotgun sequence. Encoded proteins:
- the ERCC5 gene encoding DNA excision repair protein ERCC-5; this translates as MGVQGLWKLLECTGRPINPETLEGKILAVDISIWLNQAIKGARDRGGISVRNAHLLTLFHRLCKLLFFRIRPVFVFDGEAPLLKRQTLAKRRQRKEIAINDSRKTTEKLLKTLLKRHVIKTAITGKSNEALPSITQVRREGIDDMYVLPTLEDEEKNSSEEEEEKEWQMRMSQKQMLQEQLCENPYSIDIESEDFHKLPPEIKHEILTDIKELTKRRRTLFEAMPEDSNDFSQYQLRGLLKKSNLNRCIENVQKEMNQQHSGEIQTQYENEGGFVKEVESRRVVSEETSHYILIKGIQAKEAMNRDLETTAGPSSKMHELPKLNKINESPANAKLSMSDKKQTEEDDSVVAAPPSPRTLLAIQEAMVESSSEEELDTGQLNVDQFVSEEGSVSPRTLRAIQQALSEDDKGGEVVTATSDGVLSERPEGKDFLLCSSDEEEQIPKVEGKNIPTATIHSSIQLTMQDVKFKQKSQELEKNDITPKDTVIFRDENYSAIENIRKGKEDVDKEENDLEKHIAPKDTSISIAETYIDNTIKDTEDVDKEENGSKNLISPNDSSISRVENYSYINNTRKDKEDLDKEKIGSKMDLKLLGEKDMNLCLQKPSCSPEQTSIDALIHTETTDLSKNEENLKISENTQAVISQTEENVSEDIRLFPEARDPEVERKGISQSEDSDSDGSFIEVDAEVSNEAESPTKYDEKVSDEPTLAEVETDRPDAFTLDLQKESDEVQSRNTQNVEGEAGGKGAVDEWQDISLEELEELEKNLSAEQSTLQSQKQQQERVAASVTGQMFLESQELLRLFGIPYIEAPMEAEAQCAILDLTDQTSGTITDDSDVWLFGARHVYKNFFSQNKYVEYYQYVDFQNELGLDRNKLINLAYLLGSDYTEGIPNVGFVTAMEILNEFPGHGLEPLLKFAEWWNEAQKNKKVMPNPHDTKVKKKLRELQLYSGFPNPAVAEAYLKPVVDESRGSFTWGKPDVEQIREFCKDHFGWTRTKIDGILLPVIKQLNLQQTQLRIDSFFRLEQHEKQAIKSQRLRRAVTCLKRKEKEEEDDEIQEATAVMEMELKQPGKRKGERTTGRANQAAATKVQSGKRRKQSDSRKEFLYGGGFVGNLHLSETSSDSSVEESKGRDLGKSKRRKNMSATDSADHKEKKGCSSSSGEDEDLGNVVMVTAKPVFEGRKKKSWSKRGIRKKMS